A section of the Salmo trutta chromosome 4, fSalTru1.1, whole genome shotgun sequence genome encodes:
- the LOC115191464 gene encoding tripartite motif-containing protein 16-like has protein sequence MAQQGVLLDQDQFCCSVCLDVLKEPVTIPCGHNYCRSCIEDCWDQDVLKGVYSCPQCRETFTPRPNLRKNNMLADMVEELKKTGLQAAPPPALCCAGTGDVACDVCTGTRKRKALMSCLPCLASYCETHLQSHYESPALKKHKLVEATAQLQEKICSHHDKLLEVYCRTDQQCICLLCVMDEHKGHDTVSALAERTEKQRQLGMSQQKVQQRFQEREKELKELQQAVESLKRSAQAAVDASDQIFTELIRSIERRSSEVKELIRAQEKAKVSQAEGLLEQLKEEIAELRKRSTELEQLSHTEDHIHFLQSYQSLSSISVSSDLPSIVVNPLQYFRDVSETVSELREKLEDFLKGEWTNISTTVNIVDVVLPPEPKTREQLLQYSCQLTLDPNTANTRLSLSEGNRKVTNTDQVQPYPDHPDRFTNYYQVLCREGLFGRCYWEVEWSGDVYTAVSYKDISRTGTDSGFGYNNKSWSLQYYSDGYCFIHNNVVTKVSGPQSSRVGVYLDHKAGTLSFYSVSDTMTLLHRVQITFTQPLYPGFWLSDFSSGTAELVKL, from the exons atggctcagcagggagttctgctggaccaggaccagttctgttgttctgtctgtctggatgtaCTGAAGGAACCAGTCACCATTCCCTGTGGACACAATTACTGTAGAAGCTGTATTGAGGactgctgggatcaggatgttctgaaaggggtctatagctgtcctcagtgcagagagaccttcactccaaggcctaatctgaggaaaaataacatgttggctgaTATGGTGGAGGaactgaagaagacaggactccaggctgctccccctcctgctctgtgctgtgctGGAACTGGAGATGTGGCGTGTGATgtctgcactgggaccagaaagcggaaagccctcatgtcctgtctgccgtgtctggcctcttactgtgagactcacctccaatCTCACTATGAATCTCCTGCTTTGAAGAAGCACAAGCTGGTAGAAGCCaccgcacaactacaggagaagatctgctctcatcatgacaaactgctggaggtttactgtcgtaccgatcagcagtgtatctgtctgctgtgtgtgatggatgaacataaaggccatgatacagtgtcagctctagcagagaggactgagaaacag aggcagctggggatgagtcagcagaaggtccagcagagattccaggagagagagaaggagctgaaggagctccaacaggctgtggagtctctcaag cgctctgcacaggcagcagtggatgccagtgatcagatctttactgagctgatccgctccattgagagaaggagctctgaggtgaaggagctgatcagagcccaagagaaggcaaaagtgagtcaagctgaaggactcctggagcaactgaaggaggagatagctgagctgaggaagagaagcactgagctggagcagctctcacacacagaggatcacatccatttcctccag agttatcagtctctctccagtatcagtgtttcttcagacttacccagcatcgttGTCAATCCTCTTCAGTACTTTAGAGATGTGAGTGagactgtgtctgaactgagagagaaactagaagacttccttaaaggagaatggaccaatatctccactacag tgaatatagtggatgttgtactgcctccagagcccaagaccagagaacagttgttacaat attcctgtcagctcacactggacccaaacacagcaaacacacgcctctctctgtctgaagggaacagaaaggtgaccaaTACAGACCAAGTCCaaccatatcctgaccatccagacagattcaccaactactaccaggttctgtgtagagagggtctgtttggacgctgttactgggaggtggagtggagtggtgatgtttatacagcagtctcatataaagacatcagcagaaCAGGGACAGATAGTGGATTTGGATACAATAACAAGTCCTGGAGTTTACAGTACTATAGTGATGGTTATTGTTTCATACACAATAATGTTGTGACTAAAGTATcaggccctcagtcctccagagtaggagtgtacctggatcacaaggcaggtactctgtccttctacagtgtctctgacacaatgaccctcctccacagagtccagatcacattcactcagcccctctatcctgggttttgGCTCTCTGATTTTTCCTCTGGTACTGCTGAGCttgttaaactgtag